From Medicago truncatula cultivar Jemalong A17 chromosome 7, MtrunA17r5.0-ANR, whole genome shotgun sequence, a single genomic window includes:
- the LOC11433154 gene encoding vestitone reductase isoform X1, translated as MEEGKGRVCVTGGTGFIGSWIIKRLLEDGYTVNTTVRSNPAGQKKDVSYLTNLPNASQNLQIFNADLCNPESFDAAIEGCIGIFHTATPIDFEENEREEIVTKRTIDGALGILKACKNSKTVKRVIYTSSASAVYMQDKEEDVMDESYWSDVNILRNLKPFAWSYAVSKTLAEKAVLEFGEQHGLDIVTLVPSFVVGPFICPKLPGSIFSSLAFLFGDIDNNPLAASRLHMVHVDDVARAHIFLLEHPNPKGRYNCSPFLATIDEIVHIVSSKYPKFQIPTSKELMGVKGPKLPHLTSKKLMDDGFKFKYSLEEMFEDAIECCKENGYL; from the exons ATGGAAGAAGGGAAAGGAAGAGTTTGTGTGACTGGAGGTACAGGGTTTATTGGTTCATGGATTATTAAGAGACTCCTTGAAGATGGTTACACTGTTAATACCACTGTTAGATCTAATCCAG CAGGCCAAAAGAAAGATGTTAGCTACCTCACAAATCTTCCAAATGCATCTCAAAACCTACAAATTTTCAACGCTGATCTTTGCAACCCAGAAAGTTTCGATGCAGCAATTGAAGGGTGCATTGGAATATTCCACACAGCTACTCCAATTGATTTTGAAGAGAACGAACGGGAGGAAATAGTGACAAAAAGAACCATTGATGGAGCATTAGGAATTCTAAAAGCATGCAAAAATTCAAAGACAGTGAAAAGAGTTATTTACACTTCAAGTGCTTCTGCTGTGTATATGCAAGACAAAGAAGAAGATGTAATGGATGAAAGTTATTGGAGTGATGTGAATATTCTTAGAAATTTGAAGCCTTTTGCTTGGTCATATGCTGTTTCTAAAACCCTAGCTGAGAAAGCTGTTCTTGAATTTGGAGAACAACATGGTTTGGATATTGTAACTCTTGTACCAAGTTTTGTTGTTGGACCCTTTATTTGCCCTAAGCTTCCTGGCTCTATCTTTAGTTCACTAGCTTTCTTATTTG GTGATATTGACAATAATCCATTGGCAGCCTCTCGTCTCCATATGGTGCATGTTGATGATGTGGCAAGAGCACATATATTCTTACTTGAACATCCTAATCCAAAAGGAAGATATAATTGTTCACCATTCCTTGCAACTATTGATGAAATAGTTCACATTGTTTCTTCCAAGTACCCTAAATTTCAAATACCAACATCCAA agAGCTTATGGGAGTTAAAGGTCCTAAGCTTCCACATTTAACCTCAAAGAAACTCATGGATGATGGATTCAAGTTCAAGTATAGCCTTGAGGAAATGTTTGAGGACGCAATTGAATGTTGCAAGGAAAACGGTTATCTTTGA
- the LOC11433154 gene encoding vestitone reductase isoform X2: MEEGKGRVCVTGGTGFIGSWIIKRLLEDGYTVNTTVRSNPGQKKDVSYLTNLPNASQNLQIFNADLCNPESFDAAIEGCIGIFHTATPIDFEENEREEIVTKRTIDGALGILKACKNSKTVKRVIYTSSASAVYMQDKEEDVMDESYWSDVNILRNLKPFAWSYAVSKTLAEKAVLEFGEQHGLDIVTLVPSFVVGPFICPKLPGSIFSSLAFLFGDIDNNPLAASRLHMVHVDDVARAHIFLLEHPNPKGRYNCSPFLATIDEIVHIVSSKYPKFQIPTSKELMGVKGPKLPHLTSKKLMDDGFKFKYSLEEMFEDAIECCKENGYL; encoded by the exons ATGGAAGAAGGGAAAGGAAGAGTTTGTGTGACTGGAGGTACAGGGTTTATTGGTTCATGGATTATTAAGAGACTCCTTGAAGATGGTTACACTGTTAATACCACTGTTAGATCTAATCCAG GCCAAAAGAAAGATGTTAGCTACCTCACAAATCTTCCAAATGCATCTCAAAACCTACAAATTTTCAACGCTGATCTTTGCAACCCAGAAAGTTTCGATGCAGCAATTGAAGGGTGCATTGGAATATTCCACACAGCTACTCCAATTGATTTTGAAGAGAACGAACGGGAGGAAATAGTGACAAAAAGAACCATTGATGGAGCATTAGGAATTCTAAAAGCATGCAAAAATTCAAAGACAGTGAAAAGAGTTATTTACACTTCAAGTGCTTCTGCTGTGTATATGCAAGACAAAGAAGAAGATGTAATGGATGAAAGTTATTGGAGTGATGTGAATATTCTTAGAAATTTGAAGCCTTTTGCTTGGTCATATGCTGTTTCTAAAACCCTAGCTGAGAAAGCTGTTCTTGAATTTGGAGAACAACATGGTTTGGATATTGTAACTCTTGTACCAAGTTTTGTTGTTGGACCCTTTATTTGCCCTAAGCTTCCTGGCTCTATCTTTAGTTCACTAGCTTTCTTATTTG GTGATATTGACAATAATCCATTGGCAGCCTCTCGTCTCCATATGGTGCATGTTGATGATGTGGCAAGAGCACATATATTCTTACTTGAACATCCTAATCCAAAAGGAAGATATAATTGTTCACCATTCCTTGCAACTATTGATGAAATAGTTCACATTGTTTCTTCCAAGTACCCTAAATTTCAAATACCAACATCCAA agAGCTTATGGGAGTTAAAGGTCCTAAGCTTCCACATTTAACCTCAAAGAAACTCATGGATGATGGATTCAAGTTCAAGTATAGCCTTGAGGAAATGTTTGAGGACGCAATTGAATGTTGCAAGGAAAACGGTTATCTTTGA
- the LOC120577065 gene encoding protein FAR1-RELATED SEQUENCE 5-like — protein sequence MASSNDDWKPRLGIEFDTREEAEQFYLAYGLREGFRVRVRFTNRKKDGSVSSCRFVCCKEGIRKKEDKCAYEGKIRRGETRTKCLARITLSSKNGKLVINEFVENHNHDLLNRETTTCFDHIER from the coding sequence ATGGCTTCTTCAAATGATGATTGGAAGCCAAGACTTGGAATAGAATTTGACACTAGAGAAGAGGCTGAACAGTTTTATCTTGCTTATGGTTTACGTGAGGGCTTCAGAGTTAGAGTACGCTTTACAAACAGGAAGAAAGACGGTAGTGTATCGTCATGTAGGTTTGTTTGTTGTAAGGAAGGAATACGGAAGAAAGAGGATAAATGTGCATATGAAGGAAAAATTCGGAGAGGAGAGACTAGAACGAAATGCTTAGCAAGAATTACACTTTCAAGTAAAAATGGAAAGTTGGTTATCAATGAGTTTGTAGAAAACCATAACCATGATCTACTAAATCGAGAGACAACCACATGCTTCGATCACATAGAAAGATAA